One window of Desulfarculus baarsii DSM 2075 genomic DNA carries:
- a CDS encoding ribonuclease catalytic domain-containing protein, whose product MSDPVGQLVEFIDKNRLCLAFVQSAKKTKLNVLTSADKELSLPQGRVLLMTAGGGLAGRNRQALVERLREVEVRREGLAQDVDVAGLWELVAEEAEPLSLADLAGLAHSGPLEGDHLSATLRALFNERWHFKMAGEQFVPLSAEQLEQKQLQSQREDARREQVDAAVDYLRGLADNGPYPPAPDGLLDLLADLVVFEDDAPNLKRAKEIVALAELGGRKNVFDLLVRLGRFSPHENLPLLKDGVARAFDHAALAAAAQVDLEPALEDKTRRDLTDMHVFTIDGAFTTDFDDALSFEPEPGGGGVLGVHITDAGAVLAPDSPLDLEARGRGTSIYMPDDRIPMLPPSLSEDALSLRQDQLRPAISTLARLDADGQVLDYEIVRSVIRVARRITYDEADYLLDSDPRLKGMHAICQALKAARGRAGAYFLPLPEVIVGVDELGQVYVRRIDREGASREMVAETAILANWLAARHLRDHEAPCLYRRQSPPAEPFREGQPEDIYLHFSQRRLLNPADLTTKPGLHSSLGVDPYTQVTSPIRRYFDLIVQRQLGAVLAGRGPVYAKSRLKELAQEVDATVRRAGRARNMRQRYWLLRWLEARKGQELDALVMEPQMRRWSILLTDIMMLTSLPRGGGQPEFKPGQALRVVVEKADAFHEILRVRLA is encoded by the coding sequence ATGTCCGACCCCGTAGGTCAGCTAGTCGAATTCATTGATAAAAACAGGCTATGCCTGGCCTTTGTGCAGTCGGCCAAAAAAACCAAGCTCAACGTCCTGACCAGCGCCGACAAGGAGCTTTCCTTGCCCCAGGGCCGCGTTTTGCTCATGACCGCCGGCGGCGGCCTGGCCGGGCGCAACCGCCAGGCCCTGGTCGAGCGCCTGCGCGAGGTGGAGGTCCGCCGCGAGGGCCTGGCCCAAGACGTGGACGTGGCCGGGCTGTGGGAGCTGGTGGCCGAGGAGGCCGAGCCGCTCTCGCTGGCCGACCTGGCCGGCCTGGCCCACAGCGGCCCGCTGGAGGGCGATCACCTTTCGGCCACGTTGCGGGCGTTGTTCAACGAACGCTGGCACTTCAAGATGGCCGGCGAACAGTTTGTTCCCCTTTCGGCCGAACAACTGGAGCAAAAGCAACTCCAGTCCCAGCGCGAGGACGCCCGCCGCGAACAGGTCGACGCGGCCGTGGATTATCTGCGCGGCCTGGCCGACAATGGCCCCTATCCGCCGGCGCCGGACGGCCTGCTCGACCTTTTGGCCGATCTGGTGGTTTTCGAAGATGACGCGCCCAACCTCAAGCGGGCCAAGGAGATCGTGGCCCTGGCCGAGCTGGGCGGCCGCAAGAACGTCTTTGACCTGCTGGTGCGCCTGGGCCGCTTTTCGCCCCACGAAAACCTGCCCCTGCTCAAAGACGGCGTGGCCAGGGCCTTTGATCACGCCGCGCTGGCCGCCGCCGCCCAGGTGGACCTGGAGCCGGCCCTGGAGGACAAGACCCGCCGCGACCTGACGGACATGCACGTTTTCACCATCGACGGGGCCTTCACCACCGATTTCGACGACGCCCTTTCCTTCGAGCCCGAGCCAGGCGGCGGCGGCGTGTTGGGCGTGCACATCACCGACGCCGGGGCCGTGCTCGCGCCCGATTCACCCCTGGACCTGGAGGCCAGGGGCCGCGGCACCAGCATCTACATGCCAGACGACCGCATCCCCATGCTGCCGCCCAGCCTCAGCGAGGACGCCCTGTCCCTGCGCCAGGACCAACTGCGCCCGGCCATCAGCACGCTGGCGCGCCTCGACGCCGACGGCCAGGTGCTCGACTACGAAATCGTGCGCAGCGTCATTCGCGTTGCCCGGCGCATCACCTACGACGAGGCCGATTATCTGCTCGACTCCGACCCGCGCCTGAAGGGCATGCACGCCATCTGCCAGGCCCTCAAGGCCGCGCGCGGCCGGGCCGGGGCCTATTTTCTGCCCCTGCCCGAGGTCATCGTCGGCGTCGACGAACTGGGCCAGGTCTACGTGCGGCGCATCGACCGCGAGGGGGCCAGCCGCGAGATGGTCGCCGAGACGGCCATCCTGGCCAACTGGCTGGCGGCCAGGCATCTGCGCGATCACGAAGCCCCGTGCCTCTATCGCCGCCAATCGCCGCCGGCCGAGCCCTTTCGGGAAGGCCAGCCCGAGGACATCTATCTGCATTTCAGCCAGCGCCGCCTGCTCAACCCCGCCGATCTGACCACCAAGCCCGGCCTGCATTCCAGCTTGGGCGTCGATCCCTACACCCAGGTCACCAGCCCCATCCGTCGCTATTTCGACTTGATCGTCCAGCGGCAGTTGGGCGCGGTGCTGGCCGGGCGCGGGCCGGTCTACGCCAAAAGTCGGCTCAAGGAACTGGCCCAGGAAGTCGACGCGACGGTGCGGCGGGCCGGCCGGGCGCGCAACATGCGTCAGCGCTATTGGCTGCTAAGGTGGCTGGAGGCCCGCAAGGGCCAGGAACTCGACGCCCTGGTCATGGAGCCGCAGATGCGCCGCTGGTCGATCCTGCTCACCGACATCATGATGCTCACCAGCCTGCCGCGCGGCGGCGGCCAACCCGAATTCAAACCCGGCCAGGCGCTGAGGGTCGTGGTCGAAAAGGCCGACGCCTTCCACGAGATCCTGCGCGTGCGCCTGGCCTGA
- a CDS encoding pyridoxamine 5'-phosphate oxidase family protein — MIAMRKPHKQITDQARIEAILDQAPVLRLAMCRDGQPYVTPLNFGRLGQRLYVHTGRQGLKIDFIAANPRVCFEVTSLAEPAPGPTPCQWDWRYRSVIGFGRAVVVDDPAEKQAGLAAIVAHYDPEARPDFPPEKMALALVLRIEVESLTAKANLA; from the coding sequence ATGATCGCCATGCGAAAGCCCCACAAACAGATCACCGACCAGGCCCGGATCGAGGCCATCCTCGACCAGGCCCCGGTCTTGCGCCTGGCCATGTGCCGCGACGGCCAGCCCTATGTCACGCCGCTGAATTTCGGCCGCCTGGGTCAGCGGCTCTACGTTCACACCGGCCGTCAGGGCCTGAAGATCGATTTCATCGCCGCCAACCCCCGGGTCTGTTTCGAGGTCACCAGCCTGGCCGAGCCCGCGCCTGGCCCCACGCCATGCCAGTGGGATTGGCGCTATCGCAGCGTGATCGGCTTTGGCCGGGCGGTGGTGGTGGATGATCCGGCCGAGAAGCAGGCCGGCCTGGCGGCCATCGTCGCCCACTACGACCCCGAGGCGCGGCCGGATTTCCCGCCCGAAAAGATGGCGTTGGCCCTGGTGCTGCGCATAGAGGTGGAGTCGCTGACGGCCAAGGCCAACCTGGCCTGA
- a CDS encoding ABC transporter ATP-binding protein codes for MQSANQIVASLAKRHAWGLIVGFAALLAVDVLQLWTPRLIKSAVDQLTLGQATQSSLAWLAAAVLGLAAAISLLRLLWRPLLFGFARRVETAIRQRIFEHVQQMHLGYLDDQPPGEIMARATNDLNNIRMSLGMGLVAAVDGAIMGAAAIGFMLYLSPTLTILALIPMPLIAIAGRMVGRQMHGGFMAVQESFARMTEQTREALSAIGLVKAFALARREEQRMAQAGREYFAQNMRLARLMAVLFPLSSFFTSLSLAVVIGAGGPLAVFGQITAGDFVAFTAYLGLLTWPMMALGWVISLMQRGRASMQRVSEIITARPAVSDPAQPEALDPATPLDLEIRDLSFRYPGAANPALDRASLFVEAGRATALVGPVGCGKSTVLRLLTRLYDPPPGAALIQGRDVRALAQDELRSRVSLSPQEAFVFSTSVRENLALGRPQASDDELWAALRAADLAEDIRALPQGLESELGERGHTLSGGQRQRLALARILLIDPPALLLDDPLSAVDTATERRILANLAELRRGKTTLLVSHRLASVAFAARIFVMDHGRVVESGDHATLVAAGGLYQSLFAEQALLAELEG; via the coding sequence TTGCAATCGGCCAACCAAATCGTGGCCAGCCTGGCCAAGCGCCACGCCTGGGGCCTGATCGTGGGCTTCGCGGCCCTGTTGGCGGTGGATGTCCTGCAACTCTGGACGCCGCGCCTGATCAAAAGCGCGGTCGATCAACTGACCCTGGGCCAGGCCACGCAAAGCTCGCTGGCCTGGCTGGCGGCGGCGGTGCTGGGCCTGGCGGCGGCCATCTCGCTGCTGCGCCTGTTGTGGCGGCCGCTGCTGTTCGGCTTTGCCCGCCGCGTCGAGACCGCCATTCGCCAGCGCATCTTCGAACACGTCCAGCAAATGCACCTGGGCTACCTGGACGACCAGCCGCCCGGCGAAATCATGGCCCGGGCCACCAACGACCTCAACAATATCCGCATGTCGCTGGGCATGGGCCTGGTGGCGGCGGTGGACGGGGCGATCATGGGCGCGGCGGCCATCGGCTTCATGCTCTACCTCAGCCCCACCCTGACCATCCTGGCCCTGATCCCCATGCCCCTGATCGCCATCGCCGGCCGCATGGTCGGCCGCCAGATGCACGGCGGCTTCATGGCCGTGCAGGAGTCCTTCGCCCGCATGACCGAACAGACCCGCGAGGCTCTGTCGGCCATCGGCCTGGTCAAGGCCTTTGCCCTGGCCCGGCGCGAGGAGCAACGCATGGCCCAGGCCGGCCGGGAGTACTTTGCCCAAAACATGCGCCTGGCCCGGCTGATGGCCGTATTGTTTCCGCTGTCGTCGTTTTTCACCAGCCTGAGCCTGGCCGTGGTCATCGGCGCGGGCGGCCCGCTGGCGGTCTTTGGCCAGATCACCGCCGGCGATTTCGTGGCCTTCACGGCCTATCTGGGCCTGCTGACCTGGCCGATGATGGCCCTGGGCTGGGTGATCAGCCTGATGCAACGAGGCCGGGCCTCCATGCAGCGGGTCAGCGAAATCATCACCGCCCGGCCGGCGGTGAGCGATCCGGCCCAGCCCGAGGCCCTGGATCCGGCCACGCCGCTGGATCTGGAAATCCGCGACCTGAGCTTCCGCTACCCCGGCGCGGCCAACCCGGCCCTGGATCGGGCCAGCCTTTTTGTCGAGGCCGGCCGGGCCACGGCCCTGGTCGGGCCGGTGGGCTGCGGCAAATCCACGGTGTTGCGCCTGTTGACCCGGCTTTACGATCCGCCGCCGGGCGCGGCGCTGATCCAGGGCCGCGACGTGCGCGCCCTGGCCCAGGACGAACTGCGCTCCCGCGTGTCGCTCTCGCCCCAGGAGGCCTTTGTTTTCTCCACCTCGGTGCGCGAAAACCTGGCCCTGGGCCGGCCCCAGGCCAGCGACGACGAACTGTGGGCCGCCCTGCGCGCCGCCGATCTGGCCGAGGATATCCGCGCCCTGCCCCAGGGCCTGGAGAGCGAGCTGGGCGAGCGCGGCCACACCCTCAGCGGCGGCCAGCGCCAGCGCTTGGCCCTGGCCAGGATATTGCTCATCGACCCGCCGGCGCTGTTGCTCGACGACCCCCTCTCGGCGGTGGACACCGCCACCGAGCGGCGCATCCTGGCCAACCTGGCCGAACTGCGCCGCGGCAAAACCACGCTCCTGGTCAGCCACCGCCTGGCCTCGGTGGCCTTTGCCGCGCGCATCTTCGTGATGGACCACGGCCGGGTGGTCGAAAGCGGCGACCACGCCACGCTGGTGGCGGCCGGCGGGCTCTACCAGAGCCTTTTCGCCGAACAGGCCCTGCTGGCCGAGTTGGAGGGTTAG
- a CDS encoding TlpA family protein disulfide reductase, whose product MKTPRIWLAAALIALCALGAQPSWSMDFNRPTLEGQALSLSQFRGRVVLLDFFATWCGPCTQAMPKLRQLQSAYGHAGLSIVGYSVDSGGLEAVGPYAARNRLNFPVVLGNAAEAKRIAGVTALPTTVIIDPEGRVAARFEGPVSKERLIGVIKPYLREGAAPAPPAAKVELRANGANRFNRVWVTPNMLFQGQLGLFVHTVVDVSDLYTKQGLWLGITMTPETIAPDGSTRPQGPPVTKYQRVDEAWRKHFILFLTCGQMPPMTGRGAYRSQIFLLGPGQKVIERSEDFWISDECQTGAAGSPSQFEEAKMDFGGGGPRKTGMVGKWRWAGQDRLRGAWLTGPTVHQGRSGLFVHVEADFSQDDLKRGLALGLDFAGAAQGRSATPRAESRLVQLVEADNPGYYIMFIGCDQLPAQVAGGDGAMWVSLLAGPERQELERSGVFIIDEAICDGRAASQTSGGRQRRSGMAPGDDSPWGGF is encoded by the coding sequence ATGAAAACACCGCGCATCTGGTTGGCCGCCGCCTTGATTGCCTTGTGCGCCCTGGGCGCCCAACCGTCCTGGTCCATGGACTTCAACCGGCCCACCCTGGAGGGCCAGGCCCTCAGCCTGTCCCAGTTCCGGGGGCGGGTCGTGCTGCTGGACTTTTTCGCCACCTGGTGCGGCCCCTGCACCCAGGCCATGCCCAAGCTGCGTCAGTTGCAAAGCGCCTATGGCCACGCCGGGCTTTCCATCGTCGGCTACAGCGTCGACAGCGGAGGCCTGGAGGCCGTGGGGCCCTACGCCGCGCGCAATCGGCTCAACTTCCCCGTGGTGCTGGGCAACGCCGCCGAGGCCAAGCGCATCGCCGGCGTCACCGCCCTGCCCACCACCGTCATCATCGATCCCGAAGGCCGCGTGGCCGCCCGCTTCGAAGGCCCCGTGAGCAAGGAACGCCTGATCGGCGTGATCAAACCCTACCTGCGCGAGGGGGCCGCCCCGGCTCCACCGGCGGCCAAGGTCGAACTGCGGGCCAACGGGGCCAATCGTTTCAACCGCGTCTGGGTCACGCCCAACATGCTTTTTCAGGGTCAACTGGGCCTGTTTGTCCACACCGTGGTCGATGTCTCCGACCTCTACACCAAACAGGGCCTGTGGCTTGGCATCACCATGACGCCAGAAACCATTGCTCCCGACGGTTCGACCAGGCCACAGGGCCCGCCGGTCACCAAGTACCAGCGCGTCGACGAGGCCTGGCGCAAGCATTTCATCCTGTTCCTGACCTGTGGCCAAATGCCGCCCATGACCGGTCGCGGGGCCTATCGCAGCCAAATTTTCTTGCTGGGGCCGGGGCAGAAGGTCATCGAACGCAGCGAGGATTTCTGGATCTCCGACGAATGCCAGACCGGCGCGGCCGGCTCGCCCAGCCAGTTCGAGGAAGCCAAGATGGACTTTGGCGGCGGCGGCCCGCGCAAGACGGGCATGGTGGGCAAATGGCGCTGGGCCGGCCAGGATCGCCTGCGCGGGGCCTGGCTGACCGGCCCCACCGTGCACCAGGGGCGCAGCGGTCTGTTCGTCCACGTCGAGGCCGATTTCAGCCAGGACGACCTGAAACGCGGCCTGGCTCTGGGACTGGATTTCGCCGGCGCGGCCCAGGGCCGCTCCGCCACGCCACGGGCCGAAAGCCGCCTGGTGCAGTTGGTCGAGGCCGACAATCCCGGCTATTATATAATGTTTATCGGCTGCGACCAACTGCCGGCCCAGGTGGCCGGCGGCGACGGGGCCATGTGGGTCAGCCTGCTGGCCGGGCCGGAGCGCCAGGAACTGGAGCGCTCGGGTGTCTTCATCATCGATGAAGCCATCTGCGACGGCCGGGCCGCCAGCCAAACATCGGGCGGCCGTCAGCGCCGCTCGGGCATGGCCCCCGGCGACGACAGCCCGTGGGGAGGTTTCTGA